The stretch of DNA GTAGATGAACTAGTCCCCCAACTTACTGAAACAATTGAAATTCCTACTTTCTTACATGCTTCAATATCTTTAACTTCATCTCCTATATAAATTACACTTTCTTTTTCTAAATTGTAATCTTTAATTAGTTTTTCTAATTTTTTATCTTTTCCGTAAAAACTTTTAGCAGTATAGATAAAACTAAAAGAATTTTCAATACCCTCTCTCATTAAAAACTTTTGAATAGTATTTTTAGAATTATTAGTCAGTATTCCAAGTTGATATCCACTATTCTTTAATTCAATTACAACTTCTTTCATACCATCAATAAATTCAACCTTATTAACTTTTTTATGAAATTGATATTTCACAAAAAAAAGGAGTAAGGGAAGTTTCCAATTTTGAATGTTTAATTCTTTAAAAATTTCTTTTGGAGAACTATTTCGAAAATGATTTATTTCTTCATTTCGAATTCTTCTTGTATTAAAATAAGGTGCTACCGAATTATAAACCTCAATTGCAATTTGGAGTGAATTGGCTAAAGTTCCATCAAAATCAAAGACAATCGTTTTTTTCATAGCACAAAAAAATCCCGAAAACCAGTTCGGGATTATTCATTTCAATTCTTTTATTCTTTTCTCTTTTTCAATTCTTCAAACCTTGCAATTTGCTCAGGGGATAAAATAGCTTTTGATGCTTCTCTTTCCTTAGCTCTCAATGCTTGTAGTTTTTTAGATTTATCATCTCGTGTTAAACTTTTATCCATCATGATTTCTCTAAATTCTGGTTTAAATTGTTCATGAATTTGCTTTAACTTTTCCGTCTGTTCAACTGATAAATTCAATTCTTTTTTAATTTTATCTTCATTTCTTTCTTGGGCTACAGCCAAAGTTGAAAGACCTAAAAAACTCGCTAACATTATTGTTTTCATTGTTTTCATACGTCAAATTTTTCGTAGTTCTCATTAGCTAAAGTACAAATGATATGCCAAAAGCTATAAAAAATTATGTTAAATCCATTTTTAACCTCTTTTATAACTATTTAGTTCTACTAATTTTTTTACAAAATATCTAAATATTCTACCTTAGG from Flavobacteriaceae bacterium UJ101 encodes:
- the gph gene encoding phosphoglycolate phosphatase (Specifically catalyzes the dephosphorylation of 2- phosphoglycolate; Belongs to the HAD-like hydrolase superfamily. CbbY/CbbZ/Gph/YieH family.; KEGG: beo:BEH_13420 phosphoglycolate phosphatase), encoding MKKTIVFDFDGTLANSLQIAIEVYNSVAPYFNTRRIRNEEINHFRNSSPKEIFKELNIQNWKLPLLLFFVKYQFHKKVNKVEFIDGMKEVVIELKNSGYQLGILTNNSKNTIQKFLMREGIENSFSFIYTAKSFYGKDKKLEKLIKDYNLEKESVIYIGDEVKDIEACKKVGISIVSVSWGTSSSTMLKTYYPTYLVNNPEEILTIFADM